A genomic window from Lotus japonicus ecotype B-129 chromosome 1, LjGifu_v1.2 includes:
- the LOC130735182 gene encoding uncharacterized mitochondrial protein AtMg00810-like, whose protein sequence is MGELKFFLGLQIKHGKDKIHIHQTKYIKDMLKKYNMHKSNEMSTLMYPNTVLDKNDESSPIDPTSYKGMIGSHLYLTSSRPDIMYSVCLCARFQVNPQQSHFSAVKRIFRYLIGNGNLGLLYEKGSDCRLKGFCDTDYAGDRVERKSTSGGCHFLGNCLVSWTSKRQSTISLSTTEAEYVAASSCCTQDKAST, encoded by the coding sequence atgggagaactgaaattctttctgggtCTACAAATCAAGCATGGGAAAGACAAGATTCATATTCATCAGACCAAGTACATcaaggatatgctcaagaaatacaacatgcacaaaTCAAATGAAATGAGCACCCTCATGTATCCAAACACCGTTCTGGACAAAAATGATGAAAGTTCACCAATTGATCCAACATCGTACAAAGGAATGATAGGATCACATTTGTATCTAACatccagcagaccagacatcatgTACAGTGTTTGCTTGTGTGCAAGATTTCAGGTAAATCCTCAACAATCACACTTCAGTGCTGTTAAAcgaatctttagatatttaataGGTAATGGTAATCTTGGTCTCTTGTATGAGAAAGGTAGTGATTGCAGGCTTAAAGGATTTTGCGACACTgactatgctggagatagagttgAACGAAAGAGCACaagtggaggatgtcactttctaGGAAACTGTCTAGTCTCTTGGACAAGTAAAAGGCAAAGCACTATATCACTATCTACTACCGAAGCTGAGTACGTTGCAGCTAGCTCCTGTTGTACACAagataaagcatcaacttga
- the LOC130735135 gene encoding L10-interacting MYB domain-containing protein-like, protein MSTSKIPKASWDVQVTGYFVQACLVQVANGERQGTSFTKKGWIGIEKQFNELSGRNYNKDKLKNKYDNLRREWRTWYKVYDKETGVGWDHVKHNFDAPDEWWEKKIMENPNYEKLREKGLPFAHDLTILYKDVVATGEHAWAPSSGVMPNGVQDASDGYRPSLENLCPSREEGSTDSEDDSVGATDGLAGINLNSSKGNVSQGVESQRTGEKRKRITQSEQIKNKKNSTASSRIADAVSVIAETCKSRNDAVDNSSIGEVMAELQTIEEVSNDIELHTKCCLLMMHKPARDMLVAMRGLEEKRLHWLKVAANKP, encoded by the exons ATGAGTACTTCTAAAATACCAAAAGCTTCTTGGGACGTTCAAGTGACTGGATATTTCGTCCAAGCATGCTTGGTTCAAGTTGCTAATGGAGAACGCCAAGGTACCAGCTTTACTAAGAAGGGGTGGATAGGAATTGAAAAGCAATTTAATGAGTTAAGTGGAAGGAACTATAACAAGGATAAGTTGAAAAATAAGTATGATAATTTGAGAAGGGAATGGCGAACATGGTATAAAGTATATGACAAAGAAACTGGCGTAGGATGGGATCATGTGAAACACAACTTTGATGCACCAGATGAGTGGTGGGAGAAGAAGATCATG GAAAACCCCAATTATGAAAAACTTAGGGAGAAGGGACTTCCATTTGCTCATGACTTGACTATACTTTACAAAGATGTTGTGGCAACTGGCGAGCATGCATGGGCACCCTCATCAGGGGTAATGCCTAATGGGGTTCAAGATGCTAGTGATGGATACCGCCCATCCTTAGAAAATCTTTGCCCTAGTAGAGAGGAAGGCTCAACTGATAGTGAAGATGATAGTGTTGGAGCAACAGATGGTTTAGCTGGTATTAATTTAAATAGTTCAAAAGGAAATGTGAGTCAAGGAGTTGAGAGTCAAAGGACTggagagaagagaaagagaattacTCAATCTGAACAgataaagaacaaaaaaaactcaACTGCCTCCTCAAGGATAGCAGATGCTGTTAGTGTGATTGCGGAAACATGCAAGTCACGCAATGATGCAGTGGACAATTCATCCATTGGTGAAGTGATGGCTGAGCTTCAGACCATTGAAGAAGTTTCAAATGATATTGAGTTGCATACCAAATGTTGCCTACTAATGATGCACAAGCCAGCTAGGGATATGCTTGTTGCAATGCGAGGTTTAGAAGAGAAAAGGTTGCATTGGCTTAAGGTTGCGGCAAATAAGCCCTAG
- the LOC130735170 gene encoding uncharacterized protein LOC130735170 has translation MNNWNEIVELDTDEDEQIMQEAYCVSALIGQYAIHHLCKEPCRDGDKTELVRHGLKPTTRTGVEEMVGIFLSIVGHGVDNRMTQEIFQHSGETVSRHFHNVLTACLKLSMAYIRPQDHMFRDSQSKLQNDQRYWPFFKNAIGAIDGTHIPCVVSPSDHLNIFLFSGKYYLVDAGYPTPKGYLGPYRCERYHLPDFRRQSGFSNHNEVFNYYHSSLRCTIERTFGVWKNRFAILRKMPKYKIETQVQLVCATMAIHNFIRRHADMDIDFNRYEDENIIVGTDDHNQLGDVNSESSSVLSISSSPEMDHVRDIIRDQIVMSNNIN, from the exons ATGAATAATTGGAATGAAATAGTTGAGCTTGatactgatgaagatgagcaaATTATGCAAGAAGCCTATTGTGTGAGTGCACTTATTGGTCAGTATGCAATTCATCATTTATGTAAAGAGCCATGTAGAGATGGTGATAAGACAG AATTAGTTAGGCATGGTCTAAAGCCCACTACTCGTACAGGGGTTGAGGAGATGGTTGGAATATTCTTAAGTATTGTTGGTCATGGGGTAGATAACAGAATGACTCAAGAAATATTTCAACACTCAGGAGAAACTGTGAGTAGACATTTTCATAATGTACTCACCGCTTGTCTTAAGTTGTCAATGGCATACATTAGGCCACAAGATCATATGTTTCGAGATAGTCAGTCAAAACTTCAAAATGATCAACGTTATTGGCCATTTTTCAAGAATGCTATAGGAGCAATTGATGGTACACATATTCCATGTGTGGTTTCCCCTAGTGATCATCTAAAcattttcttattttcaggtAAATATTACTTGGTAGATGCTGGGTACCCAACACCAAAGGGCTACCTTGGACCCTATAGATGTGAACGCTATCATCTTCCTGATTTTAGGCGTCAATCTGGATTTTCGAATCACAATGAGGTATTCAACTATTATCACTCAAGCTTAAGGTGCACAATAGAAAGAACATTTGGTGTTTGGAAGAATAGGTTTGCAATTTTGCGGAAGATGCCTAAATACAAAATTGAAACACAAGTTCAACTAGTTTGTGCAACTATGGCTATACACAACTTTATTAGGAGGCACGCTGATATGGATATTGACTTCAATCGCTATGAAGATGAGAACATAATTGTTGGCACAGATGATCATAATCAACTTGGTGATGTTAACTCGGAGTCCTCATCGGTTTTAAGCATATCTTCCTCACCAGAGATGGATCATGTTCGAGATATCATTAGAGATCAAATTGTAATGTCCAACAACATTAACTAG